In Deinococcus radiophilus, a single window of DNA contains:
- a CDS encoding DNA/RNA non-specific endonuclease: MNKALPLLLLLAATAAQAQSTGCLNQSARVTSVYRGEQLFSLCTADSQVSYSLTDRIPRLVVEVLTPAKLQGTVSREDDFRADVRLPLNARVDLNDYRGSGYDRGHLAPAADFKYSATAMSNSFLLSNIAPQEPSFNQQAWNGLEDATRACAQQTGKLTVLTGTLGKSGSLNGRGRVTIPASFFKMWTDGQDYRLWVMPNVAINKLTGQQYGQYEVSIKQLQTYWPEFSVGLPLNAAQPGKLCPGAIPLKQIGSTPAVRPATPPRPAAQPAYLPPRNDAPYYANCAAAKAAGAAPLRRGQPGYRAAMDRDGDGVACE, translated from the coding sequence GTGAACAAAGCCCTTCCTTTGCTGCTGTTGCTGGCCGCCACTGCTGCGCAGGCTCAATCCACGGGTTGCCTTAACCAGTCGGCCCGTGTCACCAGCGTGTACCGCGGAGAGCAGCTTTTCAGTCTCTGCACCGCCGATTCCCAGGTAAGCTACTCGCTGACCGACCGGATTCCCCGCCTGGTGGTGGAGGTTCTGACTCCAGCCAAGCTGCAGGGCACCGTCAGCCGCGAGGACGACTTCCGGGCAGACGTTCGTTTGCCCCTGAATGCCCGCGTAGACCTCAACGACTACCGTGGCAGTGGCTACGACCGGGGCCACCTGGCCCCAGCTGCGGACTTCAAGTACAGCGCTACCGCCATGAGCAACTCGTTCTTACTCAGCAATATCGCCCCGCAGGAACCGAGCTTCAACCAGCAGGCCTGGAACGGTCTGGAGGATGCCACACGGGCCTGCGCCCAACAGACCGGCAAGCTGACGGTCCTTACCGGCACCTTGGGTAAATCAGGCAGCCTGAACGGACGGGGGAGAGTGACCATCCCCGCCAGCTTCTTCAAAATGTGGACCGACGGTCAGGATTACCGTCTGTGGGTCATGCCGAACGTAGCCATCAACAAACTCACTGGTCAGCAGTACGGACAGTACGAAGTGAGCATCAAGCAGTTGCAAACCTACTGGCCGGAGTTCAGTGTGGGTCTGCCATTAAATGCGGCTCAACCTGGCAAGCTCTGCCCAGGAGCGATTCCTTTGAAACAGATCGGCAGTACTCCGGCGGTGCGTCCAGCCACCCCACCCAGGCCAGCGGCTCAACCGGCCTATCTACCGCCCAGGAACGACGCACCCTACTATGCCAACTGTGCGGCAGCGAAAGCGGCGGGAGCTGCACCTTTGCGCCGGGGTCAGCCTGGGTACCGCGCAGCGATGGATAGGGATGGAGACGGGGTGGCCTGCGAATAA